Proteins found in one Terribacillus sp. DMT04 genomic segment:
- a CDS encoding N-acetylglucosaminidase has protein sequence MRKVASLIVLLLLLNLTAPVYSSAAENTEKTSSQTTTEVIDQDKVVPATSQDDVNLEAEVETKDTKAVEVEKIEAENPVETEKEKSTEEASTKQVTPESLSEENNSATENDEEVNSAPEEKKSEDETNAQKAPVAEDKVTQAKEKVQEEKTISSSGSISAKAENVLEWGSTSKLGHLGNNSRIYADLASLSSYKVAKEARLTNAVYYAKQQAKRNGELFYRISTQPHSGVVGWVKASEFNERTHKSISNDRKTLYVKGTGEAFTKAWGGSKDKVYTLSSLKGEKFEVNLTETVGTNTWYRGMLNGKNVFIHSAYLTTSPNGATVSATSKLGHLGNSSRIYTDLSNLSSYKVAKDTGLTNAVYYAKQQADLNGELFYKISTQPSSKHGVVGWVKASQFNERTHKSISNDRKTLYVKGTGEAFTKAWGGSKDKVYTLSSLKGEKFEVNLTETVGTNTWYRGMLDGKNVFIHSSYVKEVVAKESSTSKLGHLGNNSRIYADLSNLSSYKVAEEAGLTNAVYYAKLKADLNGELYYKISTQPSSKNGVVGWVKASEFNERTHKSINNDRKTLYVKGTGEAFTKAWGGSKNKVYTLSSLKGEKFEVNLTETVGSNTWYRGMLKGKNVFIHSSYVESYKDIGVESSTSRLGHLRKDAVVYKHWYDQSEGKVASEANLTDTVYYVKRQVKAADEVFYLISLEPSAKNGVLGWVRSRDLNSRSHKGIDKEHKTFYVNGKGTSYTKAWGGSKDIVKANLSDYAGETFSVTLTERVGSNVWYRGVMNNKTMWLHESFVTESYQRNTQYDLTLQEAINIQKDAGAQTDNEYSAYVSMDYIDNSKVTADLLNVRGGPSKDYWILGTLSKDSKVNIIGKSGSWYKIEFTGDRQWVNASPSDIAYYLNPNNFLDNEKQKFQFLDLTRASEIDKETLNAYIEKKAPKDSTLRGQAEAFIEASKLYGINDIYLVSHALLETGNGTSSLAKGNSYKGKTVYNMYGIGAFDKCPLECGVKRAYEEGWFTPYDAIVGGAQYIGNGYIKNGQNTLYKMRWNPEGMANLGTASHQYATDIGWASKQVSTMFNLYQEIGVYTLYLDIPHYN, from the coding sequence ATGAGAAAAGTCGCAAGTCTTATTGTACTGCTGCTATTATTAAACTTAACTGCACCTGTTTATAGTTCAGCTGCAGAAAATACTGAAAAAACATCATCCCAAACAACAACAGAAGTCATTGATCAGGATAAGGTTGTCCCTGCAACTAGTCAAGATGATGTAAATTTAGAAGCCGAAGTGGAAACTAAAGATACAAAAGCTGTTGAGGTGGAGAAGATAGAAGCTGAAAATCCAGTTGAAACAGAGAAGGAAAAATCAACGGAAGAGGCATCCACTAAACAAGTTACGCCCGAATCATTATCAGAAGAGAACAATAGTGCGACTGAAAATGATGAAGAAGTAAATTCTGCTCCTGAAGAGAAGAAGTCCGAAGATGAAACAAATGCACAAAAAGCACCAGTAGCAGAAGACAAGGTCACACAGGCGAAAGAAAAAGTTCAAGAGGAGAAAACAATTTCTTCATCTGGCAGCATATCCGCAAAAGCTGAGAACGTATTAGAGTGGGGTTCTACGAGCAAGCTAGGACACCTTGGCAACAACTCCCGTATATACGCAGATTTAGCTAGTCTATCATCGTACAAAGTTGCCAAAGAAGCTAGACTTACAAATGCGGTATATTATGCAAAACAACAAGCGAAAAGAAACGGTGAGTTATTTTATCGTATTAGTACGCAGCCGCATAGTGGTGTAGTAGGCTGGGTGAAAGCATCTGAGTTTAATGAACGCACTCACAAATCTATCAGCAATGATAGAAAGACTTTGTATGTAAAAGGAACTGGTGAAGCTTTTACAAAAGCATGGGGCGGTTCTAAAGACAAAGTTTATACATTGTCTTCATTAAAAGGAGAAAAGTTTGAGGTTAATTTAACTGAAACTGTTGGTACCAATACATGGTACCGCGGAATGCTCAATGGCAAGAATGTATTTATCCATTCTGCTTACCTTACAACTAGTCCCAACGGTGCAACAGTGAGTGCAACAAGTAAGTTAGGGCATCTTGGTAATAGTTCTCGTATATACACAGATTTATCTAATCTGTCTTCATACAAAGTTGCCAAAGATACTGGACTTACAAATGCAGTATATTATGCAAAGCAGCAAGCAGATTTGAATGGTGAGTTATTTTACAAGATTAGTACACAGCCAAGCAGTAAACATGGTGTAGTGGGCTGGGTAAAAGCTTCTCAGTTTAATGAACGTACTCATAAATCTATCAGTAATGATAGAAAGACTTTGTATGTAAAAGGAACTGGCGAAGCTTTTACTAAAGCATGGGGTGGTTCTAAAGACAAAGTTTATACGCTGTCTTCACTAAAAGGAGAAAAGTTTGAGGTTAATTTGACTGAAACTGTAGGTACCAATACATGGTACCGTGGAATGCTGGACGGTAAGAATGTATTTATCCATTCTTCTTATGTTAAAGAAGTTGTAGCAAAAGAAAGTTCTACGAGTAAGTTAGGACATCTTGGCAACAATTCACGTATATATGCGGATCTATCTAATCTGTCTTCATACAAAGTTGCTGAAGAAGCTGGGCTTACAAATGCAGTGTATTATGCAAAGCTGAAAGCAGATCTAAATGGTGAATTATATTACAAGATTAGCACGCAGCCAAGCAGCAAAAATGGTGTAGTAGGTTGGGTGAAGGCATCAGAATTTAATGAGCGAACACACAAATCTATCAATAATGATAGAAAGACTTTATATGTTAAAGGAACTGGCGAAGCTTTTACGAAAGCATGGGGCGGTTCTAAAAACAAAGTTTATACACTGTCTTCATTAAAAGGAGAAAAGTTCGAAGTTAATTTGACTGAAACTGTTGGTTCGAACACATGGTACCGCGGAATGCTTAAAGGCAAGAATGTCTTTATCCATTCTTCCTACGTTGAATCATATAAAGACATTGGTGTGGAAAGTTCTACAAGCCGATTAGGCCATTTGAGAAAAGATGCAGTTGTTTATAAGCATTGGTATGATCAGTCAGAAGGAAAAGTTGCCTCCGAGGCAAACCTTACGGATACTGTTTACTACGTTAAACGCCAAGTGAAGGCAGCTGACGAAGTGTTTTATTTGATTAGCTTAGAACCGAGTGCAAAAAACGGAGTTTTAGGCTGGGTGCGAAGCAGAGATCTAAACAGCCGATCTCATAAAGGAATTGATAAAGAACATAAAACTTTCTATGTAAATGGGAAAGGTACATCCTATACTAAGGCTTGGGGTGGGTCAAAAGATATTGTTAAAGCTAATTTATCCGATTATGCGGGCGAAACATTCTCTGTGACACTAACGGAGAGAGTAGGAAGTAATGTTTGGTACCGAGGTGTGATGAATAACAAAACAATGTGGCTTCACGAGTCTTTTGTTACCGAAAGTTATCAAAGAAACACACAGTATGATTTGACTCTTCAAGAAGCAATCAATATTCAGAAAGATGCAGGCGCTCAAACAGATAATGAGTATAGTGCTTATGTATCAATGGATTATATCGATAATAGTAAAGTAACCGCTGACTTACTTAATGTAAGAGGAGGTCCAAGTAAAGATTACTGGATTCTAGGGACTTTAAGTAAAGACTCTAAAGTGAATATTATTGGTAAGTCAGGCAGCTGGTATAAGATTGAATTTACCGGCGATCGTCAATGGGTGAATGCCAGCCCTAGCGACATTGCTTACTACTTAAATCCAAATAATTTTCTAGATAATGAGAAACAAAAGTTTCAATTTCTAGACTTAACACGCGCAAGTGAGATTGATAAAGAAACACTAAATGCTTACATTGAGAAAAAAGCTCCGAAAGACAGTACATTGCGCGGCCAAGCGGAAGCATTCATTGAGGCTAGTAAGCTTTATGGGATTAATGATATTTACCTGGTTTCTCATGCTTTATTAGAGACAGGAAATGGAACGTCTTCATTGGCTAAAGGGAATAGTTACAAAGGTAAGACAGTATATAATATGTACGGTATTGGTGCTTTTGATAAGTGTCCACTTGAATGTGGTGTGAAGCGAGCATATGAAGAAGGTTGGTTTACACCTTATGATGCGATTGTAGGCGGAGCACAATATATTGGGAATGGTTATATAAAAAATGGTCAAAATACATTGTACAAAATGCGTTGGAATCCTGAGGGAATGGCAAATTTAGGTACAGCTAGTCACCAATATGCAACAGATATTGGATGGGCATCCAAGCAAGTTTCAACAATGTTTAACCTTTATCAAGAAATTGGCGTTTACACGCTTTACTTAGACATACCACACTATAATTAA
- a CDS encoding glycosyltransferase produces MNVVYITSRLDKDHGGLTASLLNKARILDELKDLGSTILTFHLDQKFTEVRKEIAARYNLSNNIRIENINDFYRSRNQLHEMIKFEILENDCLEVNISNTKRELYKDGIKVMEKVYKDDNLAELLYFNPNNEMYKKETLDPDGYLYSRSFYLNGYISRQVLYRKDQSVYLTREFDAANGKDTIKSIILFLSNGRYQRFTDFDAFKKYFVMEFVEASLTYLVGEARGLDSVILSIDNENVRKVFMTHSIHIRPGTDIIRAGNRPVLNNLNDVDSLVLLTEKQKKDVINRFGNRSNYCVIPHSIEEKEIKHKKNNKEVVLISRLHEEKNIEDAIKAFSIVSKKVHDAKLLIYGEGPHRSILDKLITDLKVKDNVILKGYSSNVDEVLQKADCSILTSNYEGFGLVVQESLANGTPVIAYDIKYGPSDMIHNGENGFLVEDKNVERLAEKITHYLNLSQDEKAMFQEKALYYIKDFTHEKFAEKWLQLFRDTEKKVSPYDVSTKLLDIKESNKYVYKLLVEITCKTERDVHPTIKGLFYLRSTLENKEKRESVALNAELTDSREGKKIYSVTFDAKSMQKNETYDFSIEVQDGTTYHNIRVGNKREVKGDLSKISNRKVKPYFTEKHGNLSFKIN; encoded by the coding sequence ATGAATGTAGTATATATTACGAGCAGGTTAGATAAGGATCACGGTGGGTTAACCGCTTCATTACTTAATAAAGCCAGGATATTGGATGAATTGAAGGACTTAGGATCAACAATACTTACTTTTCACTTGGATCAAAAATTCACAGAAGTTAGAAAAGAGATTGCGGCGCGTTATAATTTATCCAATAATATTCGTATAGAAAATATAAATGATTTTTACAGAAGCAGGAATCAACTCCATGAAATGATTAAGTTCGAGATTCTAGAGAATGACTGTTTAGAGGTAAACATTTCAAATACAAAACGCGAGCTCTACAAAGATGGCATTAAAGTAATGGAAAAAGTATATAAAGATGATAATCTAGCAGAGTTATTATATTTCAACCCTAATAACGAAATGTATAAAAAAGAAACACTGGATCCGGATGGTTACCTATATTCCAGAAGCTTTTATTTGAATGGTTACATATCAAGACAGGTTTTATATAGGAAAGATCAGTCTGTATATCTGACTAGAGAGTTCGATGCAGCAAACGGTAAGGATACAATCAAGAGTATTATATTATTCCTTTCGAATGGAAGGTATCAAAGGTTTACTGATTTTGATGCTTTTAAAAAATATTTTGTTATGGAATTTGTAGAAGCTTCGTTAACCTATCTGGTAGGAGAAGCCAGAGGTTTGGATTCGGTTATACTTAGTATAGACAATGAAAATGTAAGAAAAGTATTTATGACCCACAGTATACATATTCGCCCTGGCACAGATATTATCCGAGCGGGTAATAGACCCGTATTAAATAACTTAAATGATGTCGATTCCCTTGTACTGCTCACGGAAAAACAAAAAAAAGATGTAATTAATAGATTCGGAAATCGAAGCAATTATTGTGTTATACCGCATTCTATTGAAGAGAAAGAAATAAAGCATAAGAAAAATAATAAAGAAGTTGTACTCATTTCAAGATTACATGAGGAAAAAAATATAGAAGATGCAATCAAAGCTTTCAGCATAGTTAGTAAGAAGGTGCATGATGCAAAACTTCTTATCTACGGTGAGGGCCCACATCGAAGTATTTTAGACAAGTTAATTACAGACTTAAAAGTGAAAGATAATGTAATTTTAAAAGGATATTCCAGTAATGTTGATGAGGTACTGCAAAAAGCAGATTGTTCAATACTTACGTCTAACTATGAAGGATTTGGGCTCGTGGTACAGGAAAGTCTTGCAAATGGGACGCCTGTTATAGCTTATGATATAAAATATGGTCCATCTGATATGATTCATAATGGTGAGAATGGTTTTCTGGTAGAAGATAAGAATGTGGAAAGATTGGCAGAGAAGATTACACATTATTTGAATTTGAGCCAGGATGAAAAAGCAATGTTCCAAGAAAAAGCACTGTATTATATTAAGGACTTCACCCATGAAAAGTTTGCAGAGAAGTGGCTGCAGTTATTCAGAGATACTGAAAAGAAGGTTAGTCCATATGATGTAAGCACCAAATTATTAGATATTAAAGAAAGTAATAAGTATGTATACAAGCTTCTAGTAGAAATAACGTGTAAGACGGAACGCGATGTACATCCGACAATTAAAGGTCTGTTTTATTTACGATCAACGTTGGAAAATAAAGAAAAACGAGAGTCTGTTGCTTTAAATGCAGAACTTACAGACAGCAGAGAAGGAAAAAAGATATATTCTGTAACCTTTGATGCAAAATCTATGCAAAAAAATGAAACGTACGATTTCAGTATTGAAGTTCAAGACGGAACTACTTATCATAATATAAGAGTGGGAAATAAAAGAGAAGTAAAAGGGGACTTAAGTAAGATATCAAACCGTAAAGTCAAACCTTATTTCACTGAGAAACATGGTAATTTAAGTTTTAAGATAAATTAA